The DNA window AGGGATGCCCGCTCGCGTAGATGACGCACCCGTCGAGGCGCGCGCTGCCCAGGTGCTGGCTCGCCCGGCGGATGGCGAGCAGCTCGGCATGGGCGGTCGGGTCCTGGGTCAGGTGGATTTCGTTGACGGCCCGGGCAATCACCTGCCCATCCCGCACGAGCACGGCTCCGAAGGGACGTCCCCCGACCTGGATGTTGGCGCGAGCCAGGGCGATGGCCTCACGCATGGTGGCTTCGGATGACGAGGTGGGCTCCATCAGCGGCCTCCGGCGGCGACCAGCATCTCGGCGATGGCGGTCTGATTGCGCTGGCGGGCGTGCTGGAGCGGCGTGACACCGCCGCGGTCCGCCAGGTTGACGTCCGCGCCCCCATCCAGCAGGAGTCGCACGATGGCCTGATGGCGCGGGCCTCCGTCGCTCAGCAGGACGGCCTCGAGCAGGCCCGTCCATCCCAGGTTGTTGATGTGGTTGGGGTCGACGCCGGCCTGGAGCAGCGTTCGCACCACCTCCACGTGGCCTCGCTCACACGCGGGAATCAGCGCCGTGCCGCCATAGCGGTTGGTGCTCTTCAGGTCGGCGCCCGCCTTGAGCGTCATGCGCAGGATGTCCAGCTCCCCCTGCGCGCCGGCCAACAGGTAGGCGCTGTCGAGCTGGCGGTTCTGCAGATTCACGTTGGCGCCTGCCTCGATGAGGACGCGAGCGACTTCCACGTGGCCCCCCGCGGTCGCCAGCAGCAGCGGGGTGCTGTCCGCCGCGTCGCGCACGTCCACCGGCACGCCCTGCTTCAGCAATTCGGAGACCGTCGCGGCGTCGCCTTGGGAGGCCGCCTGCAAGAGCTTCTCGGCGCCCTTGGGGTCCTTGGAGTCGGGGTTGCTCGCGACGGCCGCGGCACCGCAGCCCATCACGACCATCGCGGCGAAGGCCGCCCATAGGTTCGTCAGTGACATGTCTGCTCCTCCTGGCGTCTCCCTGTAATCCCCTGGGGTGGCATTGGGAAACGAAATGGCTCACTGATATCCAGTGGCATCCTGAATAGTGAGTGGATGCCTCTCGGAGGAAGCCGGGACCCATGATGGACCTTCTCTTGTTGCGAAGCTTCGTCACCGTCGTCGACACGGGGAACTTCACGCGAGCGGGCGAGCGTCTGCACCTGACCCAGTCCACCGTGAGCCAGCAGGTCCTCCGGCTGGAGCAGAGCCTGGGCTGCCGCCTGCTCGACCGGGGCCCGCGCCACGTCGTGCCGACGGAGGAGGGGGAGCGTCTGTTGGGCTATGCCCAGCGGCTGCTGCGTCTGGCCGAAGAGGCCAGCGAGGCGCTGAGCCCGGTCCAAGGTGACAGTGCGTTGCGCCTGGGTGTGCCGGAGGACCTGGGCGGTGAGGCCCTGATGCCGTTGCTCTCGCGCTTCTCCACCGAGCGGCCCCGCTTGCGGCTGGAGGTGGAGAGTGGCCTGAGCCATCACCTGCTGCGCTTGTACCGCGCGGGCGAGCTGGACCTGTTGCTGGTCAAGCAGTGGGGGGCGGACAGCGATTGTCATGCCCGTTGGCCGGAGCCGCTGCGGTGGCTCGACAGCGCGGCGAACCCCGTGACACGCAAGCCAGGAGCGGAGGCGTTGCCCCTCGTCGTGTTCCCGGTGGGCGCCCTGTACCGGCAGGAGATGATTCGCGCCGTGGAGGCCCAGGGACGCCGCTGGCGGGTCAGCTACTCCAGCTCGAGTCTCGCGAGCCTCAGCGCGGCGGTGCGCGCGGGGCTGGGCGTCAGCCTGCTGCCGGTGGGCAGCGTTCAGTCGGGGCATCGCGTGCTGACCGAGGCGGAGGGCTTTGCGCCCGTGGGAGGGCTCGAGCTTGTCCTCTATGCGCGCTCGGAGCTCGACAGCACGGGCCGCGCGCTGAGGGACCGGTTGATGGAGTCGTGTTCCCGGCGCGCGGCGTCGCATGCCCCAGGCGGATAGTCCCTGGAGGGACGCCCGCTGCCCGTGGGAGCGGCGGGGGCGGTGGACCCCGAGGGCCTCGGCGGAGCGGGAGAGGTCCCTACCTTGAGTGCTGGACAGCTCACGAGGGGGGACTCAATGAAGACGCGCACCGCGCGACATGTTCATTCCATCCACTGCATCCTGCCGCCCTATCTGTTGCGCTCCATCGCCCAGAATGGAACACCGGACCAGCGCATGAAGGCGCTGCGCACCGTCGCCACGGACAGCACCTTCCGCGCGCTGCGCTTCGCGGGTGGGAGGGTGGCCGCCGTCCCCGCCGCCCGCCGCGTGCCGGCGATGGTGGTGGAGTCCCAGCGGCAACGAACCATCTACGACCTGAAGGGCGAGGAGGCCTTCCCTGGAACGCTGGTGCGCACGGAGGGGCAGGGGCCGTGCGGGGACATCGCGGCGGACGAGGCCTATGACGGCCTGGGCGCGACGTATGACTTCTTCTGGGACGTCCTGGGGCGCAACTCCATCGACGGAGATGGGATGTCATTGCAGGCCTACGTCCACTACGGGAAGGACTACGACAACGCCTTCTGGGATGGCCGCCGCATGGTGTTTGGCGATGGGGACGGAGAGCTGTTCAACCGGTTCACCATCGCGCTGGATGTCATCGCTCACGAGCTGTCCCATGGCGTGACGGAGTCGGAGGGCCCGCTGTGGTACTTCCGGCAGGCGGGAGCGCTGAACGAGTCGCTCTCGGATGTCTTCGGCTCCTTGGTGAAGCAGCGGCTGCTCGGGCAGACGGCGGACAAGGCGGACTGGCTCATCGGCGCGGGGCTGCTCGCGAAGGCCGTCGAGGGCAAGGCCCTTCGCTCGATGAAGGAGCCGGGGAGTGCCTTCAATGACGACGTGCTGGGCAAGGACCCGCAGCCGGGCCACATGCGCGACTACGTGGCGACGTGGGAGGACAACGGCGGCGTGCACATCAACTCCGGCATCCCGAACCGGGCCTTCTACCTGGTGGCCATGAACCTGGGCGGCCGCGCGTGGGAGCGGGCGGGACGCATCTGGTACGAGAGCCTGAGAGACCCTCGCATCGTGCCGGACACGAGCTTCTCTGACTTCGCGCGCATCACCGTCATGGCCGCGACGCGGCTGTACGGCACGGGCGAGGAGGAGGGCGCGGTGAAGGAGGCCTGGGAAGAGGTGGGGATTCGCGTCTCGCGCGACCGGGTGTCGGTGCCGCAGTGGGGATTGGGCACGGATGGTCAGCAGCAGCCTGGAGCGTGAGCCATGGCGCGGGGCGGTGTTCGTCTCCAGCTCTCGCAGCACGGAGGGCTCGCGGCCTTCCCGGGACTCGCACGGCCGAGGAGCGTGGAGTTGGATGCGCTGCCCGCCGAGGAAGCGAAGGCGCTCGAGGACAGCTTGCGCGCCGCGCGCTTCCTCGAGCTTCCGCCTGTGGTGGGCTCCGCCACGCACGGCGCGGACCGGCGCAGCTACACGCTCACCGTGGAGGAAGAGGGAAGGAGCCACACGGTCCAGGTGATGGAGCCCGTGGAGGA is part of the Myxococcus landrumus genome and encodes:
- a CDS encoding M4 family metallopeptidase codes for the protein MKTRTARHVHSIHCILPPYLLRSIAQNGTPDQRMKALRTVATDSTFRALRFAGGRVAAVPAARRVPAMVVESQRQRTIYDLKGEEAFPGTLVRTEGQGPCGDIAADEAYDGLGATYDFFWDVLGRNSIDGDGMSLQAYVHYGKDYDNAFWDGRRMVFGDGDGELFNRFTIALDVIAHELSHGVTESEGPLWYFRQAGALNESLSDVFGSLVKQRLLGQTADKADWLIGAGLLAKAVEGKALRSMKEPGSAFNDDVLGKDPQPGHMRDYVATWEDNGGVHINSGIPNRAFYLVAMNLGGRAWERAGRIWYESLRDPRIVPDTSFSDFARITVMAATRLYGTGEEEGAVKEAWEEVGIRVSRDRVSVPQWGLGTDGQQQPGA
- a CDS encoding LysR family transcriptional regulator; translated protein: MMDLLLLRSFVTVVDTGNFTRAGERLHLTQSTVSQQVLRLEQSLGCRLLDRGPRHVVPTEEGERLLGYAQRLLRLAEEASEALSPVQGDSALRLGVPEDLGGEALMPLLSRFSTERPRLRLEVESGLSHHLLRLYRAGELDLLLVKQWGADSDCHARWPEPLRWLDSAANPVTRKPGAEALPLVVFPVGALYRQEMIRAVEAQGRRWRVSYSSSSLASLSAAVRAGLGVSLLPVGSVQSGHRVLTEAEGFAPVGGLELVLYARSELDSTGRALRDRLMESCSRRAASHAPGG
- a CDS encoding protealysin inhibitor emfourin, with product MARGGVRLQLSQHGGLAAFPGLARPRSVELDALPAEEAKALEDSLRAARFLELPPVVGSATHGADRRSYTLTVEEEGRSHTVQVMEPVEDSHLRELLSRAKKATRRRSG
- a CDS encoding nucleoside deaminase, with translation MEPTSSSEATMREAIALARANIQVGGRPFGAVLVRDGQVIARAVNEIHLTQDPTAHAELLAIRRASQHLGSARLDGCVIYASGHPCPMCLAAMHLCGIQAVYFAYSNEDGEPHGLSTAHVYAQMAHPPQSQSLPVRALRPSGEQGLYDAWRK
- a CDS encoding ankyrin repeat domain-containing protein; this encodes MSLTNLWAAFAAMVVMGCGAAAVASNPDSKDPKGAEKLLQAASQGDAATVSELLKQGVPVDVRDAADSTPLLLATAGGHVEVARVLIEAGANVNLQNRQLDSAYLLAGAQGELDILRMTLKAGADLKSTNRYGGTALIPACERGHVEVVRTLLQAGVDPNHINNLGWTGLLEAVLLSDGGPRHQAIVRLLLDGGADVNLADRGGVTPLQHARQRNQTAIAEMLVAAGGR